A window from Heterodontus francisci isolate sHetFra1 chromosome 4, sHetFra1.hap1, whole genome shotgun sequence encodes these proteins:
- the LOC137368657 gene encoding uncharacterized protein isoform X2 — MEFLEDLAELKVAKLLEIVRNADGHVFKSFCSVLGEMGYWYLAQTLQTATEEKDCTSSTGSSKKTRLEMEDWNSVKLSNPMPEPKHASISEKQTLKEILLLSQEAHRNLKEDNLELSQKVAQRRKEYLQRIKELEEELASVNRERGMTVRERNITVLENQELQNLNNELQELIIKLENSRLNMALKYPGHSVNMLPGRQLTNGQTSLLFTFNQHRQTID, encoded by the exons TTAGAGGACTTGGCAGAGCTGAAGGTGGCCAAACTTCTTGAGATTGTTAGAAATGCTGATGGCCACGTGTTCAAGTCATTTTGCAGTGTTCTGGGTGAGATGGGATATTGGTACCTTGCTCAGACTCTTCAAACAGCTACTGAAGAAAAGGATTGCACATCATCTACAG GTAGCTCCAAGAAGACACGCCTGGAGATGGAAGATTGGAACTCAGTGAAGCTCAGTAATCCAATGCCTGAACCAA AACATGCATCTATTAGTGAAAAACAAACCTTGAAAGAAATCTTGCTCCTTTCTCAAGAAGCTCACAGAAATCTGAAAGAAGATAATCTGGAGTTAAGTCAAAAGGTGGCACAAAGGAGGAAGGAATATTTGCAGAG AATAAAAGAACTTGAAGAAGAATTGGCTTCTGTGAATCGTGAAAGAGGTATGACTGTGAGGGAACGTAATATTACAGTCTTAGAAAATCAAGAACTACAAAATCTTAACAACGAACTCCAGGAACTTATAATAAAGCTGGAAAATTCTAGACTTAATATGGCATTGAAGTACCCAGGACACAGTGTGAACATGCTACCTGGACGGCAGTTGACCAACGGGCAGACAAGTCTGCTGTTCACCTTCAATCAACATAGGCAAACGATTGATTGA